Proteins encoded in a region of the Thunnus maccoyii chromosome 4, fThuMac1.1, whole genome shotgun sequence genome:
- the LOC121896002 gene encoding P2Y purinoceptor 1-like, which yields MNYTSCQRVNFDFSSRFLPTVFILVFIVGLVANGWGLNYLLHNWKKLKIINVFVLNLGLADILYLLTLPFLMVYYFMKSKWIFGDAFCKITRFCFNLNLYGSIGFLTCISVYRYLAIVHSVRMMGRLTITHSVAISVMVWLLVSVQSLPDMFYIKTFGNRPGKCYDTTNRTYVEDYLKYSLGWTLTGFCLPFLITLGCYGHVIVVLCCRNTIDKVQKQRSLKLLLILIVLLSVCYIPYHVLRNLNLWSRVLLEQKKCREWSNRVYIARQISRGLVCLNSALNPLVYLHGNENITVQLRQLLQRARQMFRHPPPTDSGSVPMNQITD from the coding sequence ATGAATTACACATCTTGTCAACGTGTCAACTTTGACTTTTCAAGCAGATTCCTGCCAACTGTTTTCATCTTAGTATTCATCGTTGGTCTGGTGGCTAATGGATGGGGACTGAACTATTTGCTGCATAACTGGAAGAAACTTAAGATcatcaatgtttttgttctgaaccTTGGTCTTGCAGATATTTTGTATCTGCTCACACTCCCATTTCTGATGGTGTACTATTTTATGAAGAGTAAATGGATCTTCGGAGATGCATTCTGCAAGATAACAAGATTCTGCTTCAACCTGAATTTATATGGCAGCATTGGATTCCTTACTTGTATAAGTGTGTACAGGTACCTGGCCATTGTCCATTCAGTGAGAATGATGGGAAGATTAACTATTACCCACTCTGTGGCTATCTCAGTCATGGTTTGGCTGTTGGTGAGTGTTCAAAGTCTTCCGGACATGTTTTACATCAAGACATTTGGAAACAGGCCTGGGAAATGCTATGATACCACCAACAGGACATATGTTGAGGATTACTTGAAATACAGCCTCGGATGGACACTTACTGGGTTTTGTCTCCCATTCCTCATCACACTGGGCTGCTATGGACATGTGATTGTTGTTCTCTGCTGCAGAAATACCATTGACAAGGTACAGAAACAGAGAAGTTTGAAATTATTGCTAATCTTGAttgttctcctctctgtttgttaCATCCCCTATCATGTATTGAGGAATCTCAACCTCTGGTCAAGAGTTTTATTAGAACAGAAGAAATGCCGTGAATGGTCTAATAGAGTCTACATTGCTCGTCAGATAAGTCGTGGACTTGTATGTCTGAACAGTGCCCTCAACCCTCTGGTTTATCTTCatggaaatgaaaatattacTGTTCAGCTCAGACAGCTGCTCCAGCGAGCTCGTCAGATGTTCAGACATCCACCTCCAACAGACTCTGGTAGTGTGCCCATGAATCAAATCACAGATTAG
- the LOC121895736 gene encoding P2Y purinoceptor 1-like, which yields MNNTTCQRINFDFTSRFLPPVFILVFIVGLVANGCGLKSLLHNWKKLGIINVFVLNLGLADILYLLTLPFLMVYYFMKSKWIFGDTFCKITRFCFNLNLYGSIGFLTCISVFRYLAIVHPMRMMGRLTVTHSVAISIMVWLLVSIQSLPDMFYTKTSGNKPGKCYDTTAKKYVEDYLKYSFGWTLTGFCLPFLITLGCYGHVIVILCRKNTIDEVLKKRCLRLLLILIVLFSVCYIPYHVLKNLNLWSRVLSKQQVCYDWSNEVYIAHQISRGLVCLNSALNPLVYLHANEDIRSQLRQLLQRARQMFRRPPPTDSGSVPITELTDDV from the coding sequence ATGAATAACACAACTTGTCAACGTATCAACTTTGACTTTACAAGCAGATTCCTGCCTCCTGTTTTCATCTTAGTATTCATCGTTGGTCTGGTGGCTAATGGATGTGGACTGAAGTCTTTGTTGCACAACTGGAAGAAACTGGGGATcatcaatgtttttgttctgaaccTTGGTCTTGCAGATATTTTGTATCTGCTCACACTCCCATTTCTGATGGTGTACTATTTTATGAAGAGTAAATGGATCTTCGGAGACACATTCTGCAAGATAACAAGATTCTGCTTCAACCTGAATTTATATGGCAGCATTGGATTCCTTACTTGCATAAGTGTGTTCAGGTACCTGGCCATTGTCCATCCAATGAGAATGATGGGAAGATTAACTGTCACCCACTCTGTGGCTATTTCAATCATGGTTTGGCTGTTGGTGAGCATTCAAAGTCTTCCGGACATGTTCTACAccaaaacatctggaaacaAGCCTGGGAAATGCTACGATACCACCGCCAAGAAATATGTTGAGGATTACCTGAAATACAGCTTCGGATGGACACTTACTGGGTTTTGTCTCCCATTCCTCATCACACTGGGCTGCTATGGACATGTGATTGTCATTCTCTGCCGCAAAAATACCATTGACGAGGTACTGAAAAAGAGATGCTTGAGATTATTGTTAATCTTgattgttctcttctctgtttgttaCATCCCCTATCATGTATTGAAGAACCTCAACCTCTGGTCAAGAGTTTTATCAAAACAGCAGGTATGCTATGATTGGTCTAATGAAGTCTACATTGCTCATCAGATAAGTCGTGGActtgtgtgtctgaacagtgCTCTCAACCCTCTGGTTTATCTTCATGCAAATGAAGATATTCGTTCTCAGCTCAGACAGCTGCTCCAGCGAGCTCGTCAGATGTTCAGACGTCCACCTCCAACAGACTCTGGTAGTGTGCCCATAACAGAACTCACAGATGACGtttaa